The Spea bombifrons isolate aSpeBom1 chromosome 7, aSpeBom1.2.pri, whole genome shotgun sequence genomic interval aaaataacattttcagtgTGTTGTGCACGCATCTCATCTTAGTTCTTATTTGCGGGGGAATGGGAGGTTAACAAGGCGAGTGAATTGCATGCAGAGTCTGTTATGTAGAATGGGTTTTTACCAATTCGCACAAATAAGTTACGCAATAGCGTAATTTATCTGGCATCCAATAATTTTACAGCAAGTATGACGTTAAATGTTGTTACTTCCAAATTTATGAATGTAACaaacacaataatataatttgttattAAACTTTACACCATATAAAGCAACTCAATTAACCCtgaaatttgtgaaatattaaccctttattaggCCATCATGAAGAGTCTATGTAGTGACTTCCCAAATATGTTAActaaatggctctaatactggTTCCCATGGAAACCTTTAGACCaggactggccatttggcacactAAGCAGAGCCACTCActccagcagcagatcgggTGCCGTAGCGTGTGGCCAGCAGTTACATATGCCACACGCTACATGGGCATAAAAATTTAACATGTGGCAATGCATGTCCAGCATATGTCTTTAGGCGAACGCAggccttaaagggccagggTCACCCCATCATCAGTCCGGCCCTGGGACCATATGTAGGAGGATATCGCCAATTCATGCCATGGAggaataatgtacatttttaactCAATTTTAGgacaaattaaacattaatgcTACAGTAGGCAGGTAAAAAGCTAATTTGCCATTACACAAGTTACGCAAGTTAAAAAACCCACACGCTCATAGATGAGGAAGTGAAACTAAGTCGTCACATTATTAATTATGTGGCTTTTTCTCAAATAACCCCTAAATGAACAGGGGAAAAATACCTACAAAATGATCAAAACATAAGTAGTGATTAAAGACAGGTACAAAATAAGAACTTGATCCAATCTCGATTTGAATCCACCCACTTATTCCGAGTATCACAGCCTTCAAACAGGAACATGATACGGTCTCTTACAATCTACGGCAGCGTGTCATGACGAAGGGCATAGCTATTTATACTTTTCTTACCTTAAAATCACCGCTGTGCCCCACGTACAGAGGCTTGAAAAAATGTGCAGGGTTAGGCACGAACCCACACATATTCTTAAAAATCctataaatagaaaaacacatatctatttaaaaaaatgcttttcagaaccaaaaacaaaactactATAGTgttattatatgaaatatacagtacataccatatatatatatatatatatatatatatatatatatatatatcatattaagAAATCTATTAATTGCTAAAACTTTTAGTTTAGAACTTTAAAATACGTACTCaaccaaaaataagaaaataataaacctACCAgctgaaataatttttacatgtaatCAATGCAGCATTTAAATTGTCTACATcttgtgttaatgttttttagTGATTGACTGTGATACTTTCAGGTACGTACTCATTTTCCTTGCCTCTGGATGTAATGCAAGTTGGTTTTACCTTACtgggagggtagtagataaatggaacagcctcctataagaagtggtagaggctaatacagcgagggaactTGAACATGCATAGGTAGGCATATGgtttctgaatctaagactagatCAAGGACTGGGTCTTAAcataaggaaaaatgggcagacgagATTGTCcgaatggtccttatctgccatcatACTCTATGTTTCTAATAAATACATGTTCGGTGTTTTCCCAGTCGTGTCACTTCTTCCCAACCAATAACTAACAAATGCTCTTCAGATCTAGGAGGCAACAGAGGGTAATCATCTCGCCTCCCTATGAATTAGAAGTAGGTGCCATCAAAAGTACCCTCCAGGTTTAGCTGATTGGCAAACTGGCTgcagtgacatcataatagtGAATGGAATCAAACCATGACAGCGCTGTCCATCCCGAGACTGGGCTCTGGGTCTGAGCAGTCGTGTATCAGACATGTTGATATGATTTGGATCAAAACTTTTCATTCAAAGTCTTTGTGGTGTATAAACATACCTTGTTCGCAGTTTCAAAGGAATACATGGGAATAGCAATAGGATGGCAATGAAAATTCCTAAACATAGAAGAATCATCCAATGTAAGGAACCCCAAACACCTCTGTTATACtctaaaaggaaaagaaaaataatcagaTGAATTATACTATGCTACAAGGCTGCAGACTTCTGAGTAGGAAGATATCTTAGTGTTGCTTAATAGGTTGTCTATTAAATTAGCCTTATTGCCCACACAGAGTTTCCATGATTATTTGTGTCATGTATGTTGTGGCAATATGCCAGCGCCACTGCCAGTTTGTGCTCACGCGGGTCTGCGTTCCCGCAGAAGGGACAGAGACTGTGAGGTTTTCATTTTAGTTATCACAGGGGAAAATACTGAACTTTTGTGCAGCTCTAGCGTTCGGAAATAAGTTCTTTACCATCTACTTCAGTCCTCCATGTGACCGAAGGACCCCAGTCACTCCATGAACCTTTATACACAGAAGTATTCCGTGGCTTGGCTCGGACACGGGCAACATAGTCTTCATTTTCTTGAAACTGTATCTTTAGAAGGGAGACACTTTTTTCGTCCTCTATAATATTGATGGATCTGTGGTTCTgtgaaaacacacatatatatagactCAAAATCCTTTGGCTATTATTGACTTATTACTGGCCACATTGTTTCAAGGAGTAAACTCACCGCCCAGGCATCGCCATCCTTTTTAAAGCTCAGTTCATATCCAATCTCGCCATGCTGGAACATGTGCTCAACACCCTCATACTCTGTTCTCCAGGAAAAATTATAGGTTTTCTCAGAAACAGATACACTAAGGTTGAAGGGGGCAGTCGGTCGAACTGtgggttaaagaaaaaagttatatattatttcataatcATAATGCCAGGACAACAcgtgtataaaatcaagaacGGAGGCAAccgtctccatagacaaacattggcagtagaatgggtcgtactgaagTGCTCAGTCACTTTAAACATGgcgctgtcataggatgccaacTTTGCTACAAAGATCACTATGCTCAATGCACAGCATCGGGTACAACTTCCCACAGACAGATTCTAAAATATTGAGGAAAGCCTTCTTTAAAGAGTGGGGGCTGCAAAAGGGAGGCAACTCCATATCAATGCTcaaggttttggaatgggatgtccaacaggCCCGCATAGGTGTGACTGTCAGGCGTCCCACATACATTTGTTGATCAAGAGTACATTGGGTGAATACACTGTATCAGAATAGTAATAGCAAAGCACTTACAGAGACTTACATGTACCACTGAAGCGATACGGTCCACACTTAGTCGTGATATTCTCACCATTGATGGTTTTACTTATGGAAATACAGTAGGTGTCATCTGCTCCCAAGAGATCCATGTCCAGAATACAGATGTGCTGATGTTTGTTGGATGATTGCACCAGCTGGCAGGAGCCCTGCTCTTCATCTTCAGTGGTCCTTTGGAAAATGGTTGGAAACGTGACAAACtggttttcatatttaattaaaagattttattttttaaatatttactataCCTTTAATAGTCATCATTAATCCATGGCACCATCATTTTGGAGAATGTTTTTGCAGAATTTAATTATACGTGTAAATCAGAGAGTTTCCAGAATTCTTACTTGTTGTTCTATATTTAAGCGTGAACAAAACGTGGATCGGACAAAACAATCCTAAATCAATTTAGGGAGGTAATGTGTGCTTCAGTGCAGGGCTGGACCGGCGATGATGAGGCACCCCTGATACGTTAAGGACAGCGGCCGCATCATGATGTAAGTGTGGCAGACGACTGGATATGGGCAGCCTTACgttacgtttttatgctcacgtaccATGCGGCCAGCCATATCCAGCTAGCACCCACACACTGTGGTAAGTACAGGGCGCTGTCACCCAGCAGCccaccagatggccagtccaggcctgcttcAGTGTATATTAAAAGGCAGTAGGATAACATTTCCATGGAAGAATGAAAGTCTGCCCTCTTCAGAGAATGTTACAGTCACAAACTTAATATTCAGAACAAAAGAAATACAGGGGTCCTGTATGATACCAAGAATAAACAGCGAAACTTCAAAAACTTTTATCTTGTGTTGCaactttgaaataaagaattctTACCATGTGGCACTAAGGTGGTAGGAAATACCTGGCTTGTCTCCCTCGTTGTTGACAACTGTGCAGGATAAAGAATGTATGTAATCCACGTAGCAGGTCAAATCTTCACACGTCTTGGCTGCAACATTAAGATTTGAATAAGGATCGATATATAAAAGATTTCAGTATATTTAACTCACATGTAAAGACAAAAatgcatcattttttatttagaaactgaatttgttgcccaaaaataaGTATCTCTCTCACTGTGCACCCTACTCCAGCCTTATGGTATCCTGTGATCTCCCTGTGCAGCTGCAGAGACCGTACTGACAGGAGAGGTGGGAGGAGGAAGCAAGAGAGATGAGGGAGTCAGTTTATGAGTGTGCAGCTGCAGAGAATGACGGGAAACATGGAAGGGGGAGCAAGCAAGAGAAGCTGCCCTGAATTATAATTTAATCTttgcttgtctgtagaggtaCAGTAATGCACATCTTTCCTTACATGCACTGAAATGGAGATTATccatttataatattaataatattattaaaaatattaatattattaaaaaagattaatttgtttaataacatTTGTTCCCCTGCCCTGCCCATCTAGGCtgccttaaaaataataagattcCTCAAAAATAACAAAGGGTGGCTTGAAAATAAAACTAATGTTGCCTCAGCGGATCTAACATACAATAGAAACCTCTCTTGACCACAGAGGACGAAAAGAAGCCGTGATGACAGTCACAGGGAAACGAGTTAAGTTGCAATTGTTTACGCTTCATGCACGTTAACCTTGGGATCTCTGTTTTTTAACCACTGTGGTTACGTTAGTATGATATTGTATTTTAGGCCAGCTGTGTGAGGCACATTAGTTTTCTATTGAAACCgctgtttgttatttttggggGAACCCGTGCTGCCCTCACAGCAGTAGCACAGACTAATATTTCATTCTAGTAGCTTGAGGTCCACAAAACCATTTAATGTTAGCATGTTTTACttaagatttactttactgagggggtggtggctatgtagaacagcctcccagcagaagtactCTAGCTTGAGGTCTACAGaccctggaaagttcccaggtatggacactAGAGCACATACTGCCTAGGCACAGATCTCCCTGTCCCTGGGGTGGCGGATCGGGTGAGTATTGGGTGAGACtgttggccagcagcccaccaggcGTTGGACCAGTGTCTAAGATGTCTACGTTTAGGGAGTTATAATGAATAAGGTATGGTAAAAGCAGCAATGGCGCCACTTCCCCATTAAAGTTATCGCTTTAAGACGGAAGAACAAGGTTTGCTGCAGAGCTGATGAGTCATCTCGCAAGTCATCTGAGTTCTCCGCATCTGAGTTGTCTGAGGATACAACGTAGAGGTTTTTGTGTTGATGATGAGCGATGATTTAAAGCATCCTTTGTACTTACTTATTGGAACTATAAAGCACAGAATGAAAAGCAGCGGTGATGGGTAAATATCATGTTTCCTGTTCATTTTGATCTTGTGGTGGTTCCTGCGGGGAATGAGAAGGAAACCAAAGTTATGTCATTTGCTTATAGTAAATATGGCCTGTTCTGCACACACGAAAGCATCATGCAGTGTCATGGATTATACTATATTTCACTTGGtcataataaacaatataaagggATATAAAGGAATACAAGGAGAACACGAAAAGTTCCTTGCCCTTCAAACTCCATCCATGATGGGGAACTGGTCTTACACGTGCATGTAAAATAATCTGAGCTCGCCAACCAAACATGCCAGAGCCACCTTGGCCATTCTGCACAATGCCGGCTAGTATAAAACAACCTATTGTTATGCAGAATTCATACACTAAATCAACATTAGATGACTAGACAAACAGACCAGGTGGAATTGCCACCATAAGGAacacttttttgtttacatGCATGGTACGGTTCTAAAATGGAAGGACTCCGAATGATTATATAGTTTTACGTAGGGAAGGAATGGGACTGATACGTTAACCGCAGGCTATTCAGAATATAGGCTGCGCATGTGGTATAAAGGGGAGATAGAGCCTATGGAAAGATGCTTAGTGATGTATTTAGGCCTGACCCCCCCTCACAACCTACCTCTAGGGCTACTATCCTCTATATAATGGGAGCTGTGTCGGCTGcccttctattttattttaatgcaaattcTGTTGTATTTAGTCCAACAACGCAAACATTTTTGCCAATTTGTCAAATATTTGGGGTTGCGGCTCCATAAtaaatcacacattttattatattactaaACGACTCACTCAGAACCATAGATTACAAAAGAATATAACAGAAgtttaaattcctttattaGCCTTCACCACTCCTGATgagaggctgttctatttatctactaccTCCTCCATAAAGTAAAGATCACTTTAATATAGAATTCATCTAAACTTCcaaattaaatgtattcattGTATTCCACAAAAACTACTACTTTGTCAAGCACGTTTAGCAATATTGAAATATAtcaattcaatattttttttaaatgtactcaCTGATTAAACAAGGCAgaatatttaaaggaacagttcattttacattttattatttaaaagaaatacctTTACACAGGTGTTGCAAAAGGGCTATTAACAGTAATGCATTTTGTAATGCATTTTGTACCCTATGACATAATAATTTTGTTGCACCACACTTTGTTGCatgttgattatatatattaataataataataataatagtatatatataaaagtttggggtcacttagctgttttaatgaaaaacaaggatttttttttaacataattgcaaaagggtttcgcAACggtcaattagccttttaaacttaaatgtgAATTCGAAATGTGCCATTagaaaacaggagtgatgggagtgatatatatatatatatatatatatactgtaagtgtgtttaaatTACTAAAACAGGCataatgtttttgctttttaacctGTTGTGAATAATTTAATCACGCCAATAACTTACCttttaattttccatttattcAGTGTAGGTTGAATTGCCCGGGAAATTCATCAATGCAAAAATGCCCTTTTGtagaaaaacattgtaaaaagaaGATGGAACTgagccccccaaaaaatacaattctggTCACTCTGATCACTGACAGACTGCCTGTGACAGCGAAGTGTATGAACAGACTTTTCCCTGCCGTGTGTGATGCGATACATATAGGATGTGGTAACGGGTAGTAAAGTACGGCTGATAATCTATGTGCAGAATACGTGTGTGAAATTGGTGGGTAGTGAAAAACATGCATACGTCTAATAGGCGTCACATCATAACTGGatgacacatacactcattTATAGATCGGCACATACATCTTAAAAGATGTGATATGTATACTTTAAAAATCTGATAAAAGTTCAATATAAGCCTATTtcaaaaagtattattattcatCTTATTTTAAATCAAAGTTTCACAGGCAGACCTAACACTTAACATCTTGGTGTTGATGGTTTTATTCGGTGTAGGAAGAAGACAGGGGAAGTTTAGAATCAACTCATGTAACATTTAGGGGGGTTTCCACGTTCAACAGTAAGGGGGGATTCAATATCTGGGAAAGCTGTTTCTTAGGATTCGAATTAGATGTATGCTACTTTAATGTAGACTGATGTATTGTGTCCCTTAGTTTATTCTTTTTCATCTCCATCTTTTATCTTGCCCTCTAAGTCTTTTCACTTaggtatatggtgttagagtaagtgtgttagtgaatggtgttggagagtgtgtgtgtataagtgtgcaGTTCTGTTTCGTGGCagaatgtgtgtgcatgtgtgagcatatgatgttagtATGTGGTAcggtatggtgttagcatgtgcatGTGTTAATATATGGTGTTACCATGTGTgaatatatggtgttagcatgtatgtgatCAAATGTTGTTAgtgtgtttgagtgtatgttGTTGACATGTATGTGttgctgtatggtgttagagtatgtcTCTGCAAGCAAATGGTGTTTGTAtatcagtgtatagtgttagcatgagtgtgtgtcagcacatggtgttaagtgtgtgtatgttagtgtatagtgttagcatgagtgtgtatgtggttgaatttgggtgtcagtatgtGGGTGTATGGGTGTTAGTGTTAGTGGTATTAGCATGACAGCGTGTTAGCATATGGTTTTAGGGTGtggtgtcaggggtgagcctaggctTAGTGTTGCGAGGGAGAGGAGGGtggtattttgtgtgtatatgtgtataatacgTATGGCGTTAGAGTGAGTGGTGGTGTGTTTTAGTTACGGATGGGAGTGGGATTCCAAAGAAATATTGCACCACTAACCACAGGCTCACCCCTAATCAAACGTAATGCTAAAATCAAAATATGCCGCATCAGCTGCTGCACCTTGGTTTATTGTGTTGTCAAAGAACTCAATAACATTGGGCAGGCTCGTTCCCTCAGTAAAACGCGCTGCCTTGGGTCTGCGAATACGCACTAGCTGAgctatgattttatttttcagtaggctttccattaattttcccacttcTGAAGTAACACTCAAAGGTCTATTGTTTCggaagtagggtgaccacaatTTTTGTGATTGTAGGGCAGAGGATGTGGCCTTAGCCCACACATGTCAATCAAACCTTAGTTAATACATACACGCTCTTCCTCACATGAACAGTACCTAAAATATTTACTACAGcgtactaattgttatgtcctttcCATCTCTCCTACGGCTTAGCGGGATAACAGTGGGTTCTTCCCTACTCTACCCTTACATCATTCCGGCATACGACATGTTCACCGAACAGGGTGACACAGGACATCTCCTTTATTTAgggactgtcctgggaaatCAAGGGCCGTGTGGCCACCCTAACCCGGAATCATCCCTGCTACCCTTTTACACAGTGGAAAAACATGAGCAATTGTCCAGTCGCTAGGAACTACACCTTATAACAATCACTGATTAAAGAGTTAGACAATAGCTCATGGAACGCATTAAACACCCGACTCTAACTTTGCTATTAATAAAACTGTTTATTATTgagttcatttttatttattgaaaccaAATAAATGTGCATTACAAAATCtgtcttgcattttttttaattaagatacATATTCTAATTTCTACCtatttatacaaaattataaatTTTCTTCATTTAGTTTTAAAGCTCCTGTTGAAATATCATTGAAGTTCAGACTAATCCTATGTATCTCCAAATTATCAAAATAAggtaacattaattaaaaaaaaaacaatattatgaaCATGGCAACatcattttacataaacatgATATATTAAGCAATTTTCTtacattattgaaaaaaaaaactacaggaAAACTGCACCAATAAACCCTGTACTTTAAACTTTTGAATAtaaatttttaattaaacaccATTATAATTAACAACCAtctattattacaaaaaaatgaattccaCAGTGTAAGTGTACTgaaaacttttattaaataacgatgaggtttttattaataatataaaactcaGCTAATTTCATGGTGTGCATGttctgaatacattttaataaatatgaatccTTAATTAGGCGCTATTATATTCCACAGTACTCATAATTTTCTTGTAATTGCCCAATTTTAACgcaaaatatttaattctattttCCGAGAAACAAAATAATGCTTAGTTACGCAAATATAAgtgaaattaaaaacacaaattatacggtaaataattaatacatgGATATATCTAGTAtgcatactgaaaaaaaaaagctatgtatattttaatttggtaatcaataaaataaaactatatatttataaaaggaaACTAGGATATTATTGAAGTTAACAGGAAATAATTACAGTGATTTGTAAAGCTCAAGTGGttacaaatacatataacacacatatactaaaaaaaagtttaatattttgCAAATAATATGGATATTcagtaataaaattaatttaatccaTTGCCACTTCAAACTAAAActgaaaatcaaaatattttttaacattgtgtGAATCTAGAgaaataatggaaataaaaaaaatataattgttttttgtaatactaattttaggaaaaatattgaaattaagCAGCTTTTCTAAACTGTggattataaaagaaaacaattattattttctctgcTACTAAAAAGTCTAACAACagaattaatatgtattttaacttaAAATGAATGACTTAAGGCTTAAGAATTCACTCCTACTGCTTCTAAAGAGAACAATTATTAATTAACGTGGTACAGTTTGGGATGTAATCAGTGTTGCACGACTACAAAATCAACCGCACAGCTATGAGTAATAAAAACTTTGATACGTTGGCCAAGATTGTCCACCAATTTCCTGAtagcatgaaaaaaatgtttattctatatCAGAATCTGAAAAACTGCtctaaaaaactgaaaaaatccCATAAATATGgacattttgcatttttctatatttaatatatataatatatattttaatttatagtaTTATTTTTCTAGAAAAATGTCGGTGTGACCCTCATGACAGTTATTAGAAATATAAGCTTTGGGGCGATGATATCCAAAAGACTTTGTTGAGtactttggttcttttctgACCCTCTAGAGGCTACaggataaaataattaattatataaaaaacacatttatttcctaacttaagtggaaaaaaaaaatacttgcttTCAGAAAGATTGAGATTAAAAGGCTGCAAAAGTAATATAATGAAGCTCACGGAACATTCGATCTCGATAAATATCAATAATGCGTTTTATGCAATGTATGGATCTAGAAAGAATAATTGTCATAGTGCttaccttttttaataaaaatgggaCATATTTAAAGCCTCCAGAACCCAAATGCAGACAGCTTGAACATTGACTTTTTGAGAGTGGTTTCTATTGTCCACTGGATATAAAATTTCTATGAACGTCCATGTTTGCTTGGCTGTAGAGATTAGTAAATCTCATGGTACGTGCTCGTCTGTGCGGAGGGAAATTCAGAACACatgggttacatatatatatatcaaagagTTTGGTTATTATCGGTATTCTGGAATTATTGACAGCAAAATGTCAATgactcatttttttctgtttaaattaTTAGTCATCAAGTCACTCAGTACATACAGTGAAAAAGTCAGCGAAGAAGTTACTATCTACAATGAATGGTTTGAAATGAACAAAATACTTTCTGAAGGCAGGAAATATCTGTATCTGGGGAAAAGCCCCGATGACCTGGCATGTGGCGGAAGATCAGGccattatatatgtaatgtttaatgtgtttaacaCTTTGAATAATGAAGATGTGCTTTGTTCATAGAGTCAGGATAGACGGGAGACTCGGTTGTGAAGCCTGTAGTGATGTTTACTAAGGTAAGCGACTACTAAATTGACTTTGTAGCAGAGGAAAGACTCAACCTACTTCTTTCAGTTCTCCAAGAGGCTCCATTCAGACTTCCCTGTGACATTTTAGGGAACAAAATCTATAAATTTGTGACATTTTACATCCAGGACTAACCCCAATCAATTTAATTTGATTCGGATGTGATAGACAAAGATTGAAACATAATATCCAACTACTTCTTAGAATTATTCTGCATCTTGGACTCTTTTGAGGCATTGGGGAGTccagaaaaaaatccacaaacgTTATTCATCCATCTGCCATCGGCATTTGGTCAGCCATCTTAAGTTAATGGGTACCCTGTTGTTGGAAATGGCCAGGCAAGGTCTGACTTCTGAGCAAATGGCCACACAGGGTAATGGTCAACCCTCAGATGTTAAAGGGCAAGACTGTAGCCATGTGGAGGGGCAGTGGTGGATTCAGCAGGGGACATTTTATGGCAGCACAAAGTTCAATGATGTCCACCAAAGCTAAGTAGAGAAACAGGACAGTGAGTGAGGAAAAACGGCAAAAAGTAGAGGTCAACCCAAGCAAGATTAACAACAGGAGATCATTACCTAATTCTTATTACAGAAAGCACCAGCAAAAGCAGTCAACTTTGAAGTGATTGAAGGTGGGCCAGTGAAGGTGAGACCTTTTCCTGGTTGGGTTTAGTGATCATGGAAAGTAATCATGTAtgagaatatgtattaaaaaaggaaaagaagatTAAATGAGCCAGAGCAAAACTGGACCAGAGATATCAAAAAACACCAACTAGTCTGGTTTTCCTGGTGACATCCTTGGCTTTGCTAAAGTAAACTAGATGTGAATCCAGGCATTGTCTCAAGGCCAACTCTGAAGTCTTCCACTAGTATACTATCGGTAGATACGACAGATGCACTTGTGATAATAAGATACTCAGGTAACCTGTATTGTTggaggagtcagctccagaggTACGCTCTTTCCTGAGCACTCGGAATGTATTTAATGATAGATTTCTGGAGGCCGATCCAATTAAGCTTAAGTAAGAACGAATGTAAAATAGTATTGTACTCACCAAGTTTGCGCGACCTTTATTGCAAATGGAATGCAAAGCAAAGGAACATTCAGCATCTAGAAGCAGAAGTGGAGTGACTCATCCTTTCGGCGTCAATAGATAAACCCTGCCCTGTATAAACTAGTCAGAAGTGGAACCGATGTCTAGTTCTGAGATGAatgattacaaaatattttacgaTGATGTTAGGTCACAAGGGTAAGTGGACAACCAGCCAGACATTCTCACATAATAACAGATTTAAGTTGATAAAAGTCCATCAACTTCAACCTTCCCGTTGAtccagaaaaagtaaaaaaaacaacaacaaaaacccaCGCAATTGTGGGTCAAAAAGGGGGAAATTCCTTCTTAAATCagacaaaaaagtaaatgtcaGGGCAGAACAGCAAGTTGTCTCTAAGGCGCCTGAGTGAAACGTATTAATCACTTCATGTGGACTGAAAGGTCTATCAAGAGGAGATGTGACATAAACCCAAAGTATTTTAGAAATGTACAAATATGGAAGCCTCTGATCAGAGATGTTCTAAATTATCCTTCTTTCTCATCCCTCTAATGTAACGGGTCACTAGCTCATTACAGAAGTGGACGCTATATATCCTGGAGAATTTCTTAAACAAATGTCTAACATTTCCACGGGATTTCATACTAATAATGACATCATGGCTGGTCCACCCAAGACAACAAAACATGGCTTCCAAGAGCACCAAAATGTCCCAGTTGTAAACCAAACCATGCTAAATCcatgttattttaaagaaacaaaaatcacaatGCATCTAGGGTGCTTTTGATACCCCCATGTTCCTGTACACCAAGTTCGTTACATATATTGACCCTGAGGGCCATACATGGGAATGCGTTTTTCAGATTCAGTCTAGGTCT includes:
- the LOC128502252 gene encoding interleukin-21 receptor-like; translated protein: MSYAGMMNHHKIKMNRKHDIYPSPLLFILCFIVPITKTCEDLTCYVDYIHSLSCTVVNNEGDKPGISYHLSATWTTEDEEQGSCQLVQSSNKHQHICILDMDLLGADDTYCISISKTINGENITTKCGPYRFSGTFRPTAPFNLSVSVSEKTYNFSWRTEYEGVEHMFQHGEIGYELSFKKDGDAWANHRSINIIEDEKSVSLLKIQFQENEDYVARVRAKPRNTSVYKGSWSDWGPSVTWRTEVDEYNRGVWGSLHWMILLCLGIFIAILLLFPCIPLKLRTRIFKNMCGFVPNPAHFFKPLYVGHSGDFKSWLGTSYYATVLHFDCVAVPPEILEICSQNLCQRGSKPGLYDTENHEKLLPKTCCNIHIHDCRKSRGSASMRSAHNERVSIDTVTVIDDGTPCCPQCISDNGPCVNANMDNEEINSDDGYPPVTLDSGSCDILDDVQSKKSHSNVKPSKELELDLQENLRQPNVNFLDLIAIPPEEWQLQDSLSQDDENVFYNDEPFDPFSPGSGNSEDFGYPRMCLDLDTIDSGFVDSDCGSPVESEFGNRDISIKSPSSQFHSGQEECKRNYVKQWVPSNTTTAGGSNNH